In Archocentrus centrarchus isolate MPI-CPG fArcCen1 chromosome 1, fArcCen1, whole genome shotgun sequence, the following proteins share a genomic window:
- the cacng1a gene encoding voltage-dependent calcium channel gamma-1 subunit: MHKRTKIKIAIFVLLVGMACMFTAVVTDHWAVLSPKVEKLNETCEAAHFGLWRLCKKHIYITAENYVEEHGCGPISLPGEENCTYFRHFTPGQDAEIFEYTTQKEYNISAAAIAIFSLAFMILGSLCLLGSCTGTSKKRDYLLKPAGMFFAFAGLCSFISLEVMRQSVKRVIESEDTIWIAYYYGWSFACACTGFVLLFLCGFALLILSMPQMPRNPWETCMDAEPEQVE; this comes from the exons ATGCACAAGCGTACAAAGATTAAGATTGCCATCTTTGTGCTGCTGGTGGGCATGGCATGCATGTTCACAGCAGTGGTAACGGACCACTGGGCAGTGCTTAGCCCAAAGGTGGAAAAACTCAATGAGACCTGCGAAGCGGCCCACTTCGGCCTGTGGAGGCTGTGCAAGAAGCATATCTACATCACTGCAGAAAACTACGTGGAAGAGCACGGCTGCGGACCCATCAGCCTGCCTGGAG aagAAAATTGCACTTACTTCAGGCACTTCACTCCAGGGCAGGATGCTGAGATATTTGAATATACAACACAGAAAG AATACAACATCTCTGCTGCAGCCATCGCCATCTTCAGTCTGGCCTTCATGATTCTTGGGTCTCTTTGTCTGCTGGGCTCATGTACTGGCACAAGCAAAAAAAGAGACTACCTCCTTAAACCAGCTGGcatgttttttgcatttgcag GTCTCTGCTCGTTCATCTCACTGGAGGTGATGCGTCAGTCAGTAAAACGCGTGATTGAGAGTGAGGACACAATTTGGATTGCATACTACTATGGCTGGTCCTTTGCTTGTGCCTGCACTGGCTttgtcctcctctttctctgtggCTTTGCACTCTTGATCCTCTCCATGCCCCAGATGCCCAGGAATCCATGGGAAACTTGCATGGATGCTGAGCCGGAACAAGTTGAGTGA